One segment of Belonocnema kinseyi isolate 2016_QV_RU_SX_M_011 chromosome 7, B_treatae_v1, whole genome shotgun sequence DNA contains the following:
- the LOC117176300 gene encoding 39S ribosomal protein L43, mitochondrial: MSNSNLFMKSGYLRAHLGNAVGRYVCQLQRVTLKFCKNNGSSRGMRDFVENDLIDYAKSNPGTVVYLKPRRHRGPVIVAEYLNGKKHWIPCANLNREEVIKWMELVRTQSHDGSAERLRKLWYTEFPSIQGPWTPFTFRDPAKNIAIYPDSKLGEAKKRGKTATEQVIEMFKAQQLSEPKEEGSSSVESRA; the protein is encoded by the exons ATGTCGAACtccaatttgtttatgaaatcagGCTATCTCCGAGCCCATTTAGGCAACGCTGTCGGTCGTTATGTTTGTCAATTACAAAGAGTGACtctaaagttttgtaaaaataatggaTCAAGTCGTGGCATGCG AGATTTTGTAGAGAATGACCTAATCGATTACGCGAAAAGTAACCCAGGAACTGTAGTTTATCTCAAACCAAGAAGGCATAGAGGTCCTGTTATAGTTGCAGAATATC TCAATGGAAAAAAGCACTGGATCCCATGTGCGAATTTGAACCGGGAAGAAGTAATAAAATGGATGGAACTTGTCCGCACACAATCCCACGATGGTTCAGCTGAAAGGTTACGAAAACTTTGGTACACAGAGTTTCCATCGATTCAAGGACCCTGGACTCCATTCACCTTTAGAGACCCTGCCAAAAATATTGCAATATATCCCGAT tcaaaattgggAGAAGCGAAAAAGCGTGGGAAGACAGCAACAGAGCAAGTCATAGAAATGTTCAAAGCTCAGCAACTTTCTGAACCCAAAGAAGAAGGAAGTAGTAGTGTGGAATCCAGAGCGTAA
- the LOC117176301 gene encoding uncharacterized protein LOC117176301, which produces MKCFIVTCDTSYCRKPTETEKRRSMFRPQNEEMVEAWNKVISRKGRELKKTDAVCELHFREEEIDRERVIYKRGGIVERVPRKIPLLNPGVVPSIFTEPVDRSTYSINLEEQVLLKQKEIYEELQRQSQSSHESEIINHCELEEFAMTVEVSSSEIEEQEINF; this is translated from the exons ATGAAGTGCTTTATTGTAACATGCGACACAAGTTACTGCAGAAAACCTACAGAAACTGAGAAAAGGAGGAGTATGTTCCGGCCTCAAAAT GAAGAAATGGTGGAAGCCTGGAACAAAGTAATATCCCGAAAaggaagagaattaaaaaaaaccgacGCTGTTTGTGAATTGCATTTTAGAGAGGAAGAAATTGACAGAGAACGCGTAATTTATAAACGCGGTGGAATAGTCGAAAGAGTCCCCAGAAAAATTCCGCTCTTAAATCCTGGAGTTGTGCCGTCAATTTTTACGGAACCTGTCGATCGTTCGACCTACTCAATCAACTTGGAGGAACAAGTGcttttaaaacagaaagaaaTTTACGAGGAACTTCAGAGACAATCACAATCATCTCATGAAAGTGAAATTATAAACCATTGTGAACTTGAAGAATTTGCGATGACTGTTGAGGTTTCTAGCAGTGAAATTGAAGAAcaagagataaacttttaa